A genomic window from Terrisporobacter glycolicus ATCC 14880 = DSM 1288 includes:
- a CDS encoding DUF2628 domain-containing protein, protein MINNEDFAKVVHQKCDYYIPKFEDMKESKSKESWNFAGFFFTSSWLVYRKMYVEGFIALGIRILVMYIDQYERPVSCMIRLICGIYGNYLYLKHCKKKINDNINLDEDLKSDKLRRAGGVSIAGLMVVFIIIFIATGIYVEYNPSPF, encoded by the coding sequence ATGATTAATAATGAAGATTTTGCTAAAGTAGTTCATCAAAAATGTGACTACTATATTCCAAAATTTGAAGATATGAAAGAAAGTAAAAGTAAAGAAAGTTGGAATTTTGCTGGTTTTTTCTTTACTTCTAGTTGGTTAGTATATAGGAAGATGTATGTAGAAGGATTTATTGCCTTAGGTATAAGAATATTAGTAATGTACATAGATCAATATGAAAGACCAGTGTCATGTATGATTCGTTTAATATGTGGGATTTATGGCAATTATTTATATTTAAAACATTGTAAAAAAAAGATAAATGATAATATTAATTTAGATGAAGATTTAAAAAGTGATAAGTTGCGTAGAGCAGGTGGTGTAAGTATAGCTGGCCTGATGGTAGTTTTTATAATTATATTTATTGCTACTGGAATATATGTTGAATATAATCCATCACCATTTTAA
- a CDS encoding MerR family transcriptional regulator — MEWKMTVGQMSKLFNITAETLRHYDRIGLLKPMINEENGYRYYSIKEMEMLDLILDAKYLELPLSNIKEVIGNKSIENYIELIELQEKTIDEKIDHLLKIKEQAKEKKQILNEMMNFKNNYNFEQLNIVQEENTIIYIPNEAIINRKVTQKDALSKSMYLEQWMISYRAKDCNTLIYDEANMGIYEKDAHNLIIPDSKKIFKKTYSGKAIKTKFVGTFEELEEYIISILNHYYKNDKELNLNINVSWIWSVYNEKGTINFMEITIPLEV; from the coding sequence ATGGAATGGAAGATGACAGTAGGGCAGATGAGTAAGCTATTCAATATCACTGCAGAGACCCTTAGACATTATGATAGAATAGGTTTACTTAAACCAATGATAAATGAAGAAAATGGTTATAGATATTATTCAATTAAAGAAATGGAAATGTTAGATTTAATATTAGATGCAAAATATTTAGAGCTGCCGCTTTCAAATATTAAAGAGGTTATTGGAAATAAAAGTATAGAAAATTACATAGAACTAATAGAATTGCAAGAAAAAACAATAGATGAGAAAATAGACCACTTGTTAAAAATAAAAGAACAAGCTAAAGAAAAGAAACAAATATTAAATGAAATGATGAATTTTAAAAATAACTATAACTTTGAACAATTAAATATAGTCCAAGAAGAAAATACTATAATATATATACCTAATGAAGCTATTATAAATAGAAAAGTTACACAAAAAGATGCTTTGTCAAAGTCAATGTACTTAGAGCAATGGATGATATCATACAGAGCAAAAGATTGCAACACATTAATCTATGATGAAGCGAATATGGGAATATATGAAAAAGACGCACATAATTTAATAATACCAGATAGCAAAAAAATCTTCAAAAAAACCTATAGTGGAAAAGCAATTAAAACTAAATTTGTAGGAACCTTTGAGGAATTAGAAGAGTATATTATTTCTATTTTAAATCACTACTATAAAAATGATAAAGAATTGAATTTAAACATAAATGTAAGTTGGATATGGAGTGTTTACAACGAAAAAGGAACTATAAACTTTATGGAAATTACTATTCCATTGGAAGTATGA